Proteins co-encoded in one Deltaproteobacteria bacterium PRO3 genomic window:
- a CDS encoding FAD:protein FMN transferase: MPRIALLLALAACLGCAPREITLTRSRLLMGHVPVNLSLRCPAAEQDRALTESEAAFQLAREIEAKISEWQPASELSCLNRKAGRGDCPLSETTRALLELSLALSRQTDGAFDIRFASPSRAGQEGEIRLAEGRGSLPHPETRLGVGAIGKGWIVDAMLDYLQGRGYAAAIIDAGGDLRALGGPWKIAIQVPEGAPGRITAARAIRDRALATSGLYEQGPHILDPFTRRPVVRRGSVSVEAPRLAEADALATAFFVLGEAKSRDYLPKFPGVKMYWTDPDGSVRAYSAEGGAVQALK; encoded by the coding sequence ATGCCTCGAATCGCCTTGCTCCTGGCCCTGGCGGCCTGCCTGGGTTGCGCCCCCCGCGAGATCACCCTTACCCGCTCCCGCCTCTTGATGGGGCACGTCCCCGTCAACTTGAGCCTGCGCTGCCCCGCCGCCGAACAGGACCGGGCGTTGACGGAAAGCGAGGCGGCCTTCCAACTGGCCCGGGAGATCGAGGCCAAGATCAGCGAGTGGCAGCCGGCTTCGGAGCTGAGCTGCCTCAACCGCAAGGCCGGCCGCGGCGACTGCCCGCTGAGCGAGACCACGCGCGCCTTGCTGGAGCTTTCGCTAGCCCTCAGCCGCCAAACCGACGGCGCTTTCGATATCCGGTTCGCCTCCCCTTCCCGGGCCGGGCAAGAGGGCGAGATCCGCCTGGCGGAAGGCCGCGGCTCCCTCCCCCACCCTGAGACACGGCTGGGCGTGGGGGCCATCGGCAAGGGCTGGATCGTCGACGCCATGTTGGACTACTTGCAAGGCCGAGGCTACGCCGCCGCGATCATCGACGCTGGAGGAGACTTGCGTGCCCTGGGCGGACCTTGGAAGATCGCCATCCAGGTGCCGGAGGGCGCGCCCGGCCGGATCACCGCCGCGCGCGCAATCCGCGACCGCGCGCTCGCCACCTCCGGCCTCTACGAGCAGGGGCCGCACATCCTCGACCCCTTCACCCGGCGCCCCGTCGTCCGCCGCGGCAGCGTGAGCGTCGAGGCCCCGCGGCTCGCCGAGGCCGATGCGCTGGCCACCGCCTTCTTCGTCCTGGGCGAGGCGAAGAGTCGCGACTATTTGCCGAAATTTCCGGGTGTAAAAATGTATTGGACCGATCCGGATGGAAGCGTTCGAGCCTATTCGGCCGAAGGGGGCGCGGTTCAAGCGCTCAAGTAA
- a CDS encoding FMN-binding protein, with amino-acid sequence MRKLFSAILALAALLGAEGVGLAQTTVYLKPAEALKLIFKNSQEVLKEDHPVTDEVRRKAEAELKYELPKDRYAFYVGKTEGRVDGYAVIDEQVGKVQPITFVTKISPEGRVDAVEVMVYRESHGGEVASRRFLNQFRQKDLNNELRLHGDIVNISGATLSAHALVVGVKRALVLWQIFYGKS; translated from the coding sequence ATGAGAAAATTATTTTCAGCCATCCTCGCGCTGGCCGCGCTGCTCGGCGCAGAAGGGGTGGGCCTGGCCCAGACCACCGTCTATCTGAAGCCCGCCGAGGCCCTTAAACTGATTTTCAAAAACTCTCAGGAGGTCTTGAAGGAAGACCACCCCGTCACCGACGAGGTGCGCCGCAAGGCCGAGGCGGAGCTCAAATACGAGCTTCCCAAGGACCGTTACGCCTTCTACGTCGGCAAGACGGAGGGCCGCGTCGACGGTTACGCGGTGATCGACGAGCAGGTTGGCAAGGTCCAGCCGATCACCTTCGTCACCAAGATCAGCCCGGAAGGCCGGGTGGACGCCGTCGAGGTGATGGTGTATCGCGAGAGCCACGGCGGGGAGGTGGCCTCCCGGCGCTTCCTCAACCAGTTCAGGCAGAAGGACCTCAACAACGAGCTGCGCCTGCACGGCGACATCGTCAACATCTCGGGCGCGACGCTCTCCGCCCACGCCTTGGTCGTGGGCGTAAAGCGGGCCCTGGTCCTGTGGCAGATCTTCTATGGAAAGTCCTAG
- the tilS gene encoding tRNA lysidine(34) synthetase TilS has translation MSRYLALPKTLRELPVWIAVSGGLDSTVLAAVALRLRPRLPALHFAHVNYRLRVPDSDREEALLREWAKREGVPIRVLRLRARAKPANLQAWARERRLAFFRSLLAAQPGNRGLVWMAHHQGDQAETVLARLLRGAGLKGLRGMDELEEIGGLWVFRPFLEVPREALEVYARVHRLSFHHDRSNDGDDYLRNRIRHRILPRMAEENPRIQEALAAFGARAGQAAAALEGLAQDWLRRAARGSATGPAALDARALKRLPRALRAAILEAWLRSRTGREQAFGKILPPLLAGMEEAAKGFELPLKGGYWVQLNPQKLVLRRRSTRLRPGSGRRRGSGAV, from the coding sequence ATGAGCCGCTACCTCGCGCTGCCGAAGACACTGCGGGAGCTGCCGGTCTGGATTGCGGTCTCGGGCGGGCTGGATTCGACCGTGTTGGCCGCGGTCGCCCTGCGGCTGCGCCCCCGCCTGCCAGCCCTGCATTTCGCCCACGTCAATTACCGCCTTCGCGTCCCGGACTCCGATCGCGAAGAGGCCTTGCTTCGAGAATGGGCCAAGCGGGAAGGGGTCCCCATCCGGGTGCTGCGGCTGCGCGCCCGGGCGAAGCCCGCCAATCTCCAGGCCTGGGCCCGGGAGCGCCGCCTGGCCTTCTTCCGAAGCCTGCTCGCCGCCCAGCCGGGCAATCGCGGCCTGGTTTGGATGGCCCACCACCAGGGCGACCAGGCTGAAACGGTCCTGGCCCGCCTGCTGCGCGGCGCGGGTCTCAAGGGGCTGCGGGGCATGGACGAGCTGGAGGAGATCGGGGGGCTCTGGGTCTTCCGGCCCTTTCTCGAGGTGCCTCGGGAGGCCCTGGAGGTCTATGCCCGGGTCCATCGCCTCAGCTTTCACCACGACCGCTCCAACGACGGGGACGATTACTTGCGCAACCGGATCCGGCATCGGATCCTGCCGCGGATGGCCGAGGAAAATCCGAGGATTCAAGAGGCGCTCGCCGCCTTCGGGGCACGCGCCGGGCAGGCCGCCGCGGCCTTGGAGGGCCTGGCCCAAGATTGGCTGCGACGGGCCGCCCGGGGAAGCGCGACCGGGCCCGCCGCCCTCGACGCCCGCGCCCTTAAGCGCTTGCCGCGGGCCCTGCGGGCGGCCATCCTGGAGGCCTGGCTGCGAAGCCGGACGGGCCGCGAGCAGGCCTTCGGCAAGATCCTCCCCCCCTTGCTCGCGGGCATGGAGGAGGCCGCCAAGGGATTCGAGTTGCCGCTCAAGGGCGGGTATTGGGTCCAGTTGAACCCGCAAAAACTGGTCTTGAGGCGTCGTTCGACTCGGCTGAGGCCTGGGTCCGGGCGTCGGCGCGGCAGCGGGGCGGTTTAG
- a CDS encoding ATP-dependent metallopeptidase FtsH/Yme1/Tma family protein produces MKQSHKTIALWIVIILLSISILHFFKATPTLRNKVSFSEFLSAVEQKQVESIIIREDEYQGKFKDSYKDGSYFETLGPVNSDKAFEIFAKSDAQIRYEKPKETPMWQQILISWMPMLLLFGFFFFFMRQIQIGGGKALSFGKSRARLMSESQKRVTFEDVAGVEEAKDEVEEIIDFLKDPKKFTKLGGRIPKGVLLMGPPGTGKTLLARAIAGEAGVPFFSISGSDFVEMFVGVGASRVRDLFEQGKKHAPCIIFIDEIDAVGRHRGAGLGGGHDEREQTLNQLLVEMDGFESNEGVILVAATNRPDVLDPALLRPGRFDRRIVVPRPDLKGREEILRIHTRKVPISRDVDLMVLARGTPGFCGADLENLVNEAALYAARRDKKVVDMGDFEMAKDKVLMGSERRSMIISDEEKKTTAYHEAGHTLVARLIPGTEPVHKVTIIPRGMALGLTQQLPEEEKHSHSKDYAENMIAILMGGRLAEELIFGQKTTGAGNDIEKATDLARKMVCEWGMSEKLGPLAFGKKEEAIFLGREFAQHQDYSERTAAEIDHEVRDIVTRNYERAKDLLKNHLTELHALAEALLERETLTSEEINQVIRGEKLAPVKPSVPLGGRRGTAAKAPSAPGKEGVTIAPHVPAHPSKA; encoded by the coding sequence GTGAAACAGTCGCACAAAACGATCGCCCTTTGGATAGTCATCATCCTGCTCTCGATCTCCATCCTTCACTTTTTTAAGGCTACCCCAACCCTGCGAAATAAAGTGAGTTTTAGCGAGTTCCTCTCGGCGGTCGAGCAGAAGCAGGTCGAGTCGATCATCATCCGCGAGGACGAGTACCAGGGCAAATTCAAGGACAGCTATAAGGACGGCAGCTACTTCGAGACCTTGGGCCCCGTGAACAGCGACAAGGCCTTCGAGATCTTCGCCAAGTCCGACGCGCAGATCCGTTATGAAAAACCCAAAGAGACCCCGATGTGGCAGCAGATCCTCATCTCGTGGATGCCCATGCTGCTGCTCTTCGGCTTCTTCTTTTTCTTCATGCGCCAGATCCAGATCGGCGGGGGCAAGGCCTTAAGCTTCGGCAAGAGCCGCGCCCGCCTGATGAGCGAATCGCAGAAGCGCGTCACCTTCGAAGACGTCGCCGGCGTCGAAGAGGCGAAGGACGAGGTCGAGGAGATCATCGACTTTTTGAAGGATCCGAAGAAGTTCACCAAGCTGGGCGGGCGCATCCCCAAGGGCGTCCTGCTGATGGGCCCGCCGGGCACAGGCAAGACGCTGCTGGCGCGGGCCATCGCCGGCGAGGCCGGCGTTCCCTTCTTCAGCATCTCCGGCAGCGACTTCGTCGAGATGTTCGTCGGCGTCGGCGCCTCCCGCGTCCGCGACCTTTTCGAGCAGGGCAAGAAGCACGCGCCCTGCATCATCTTCATCGACGAGATCGATGCCGTCGGCCGCCATCGCGGCGCCGGCCTGGGCGGCGGCCACGACGAGCGCGAGCAGACGCTCAATCAATTGCTGGTCGAGATGGACGGCTTCGAGTCCAACGAGGGCGTCATTTTGGTCGCCGCGACCAACCGCCCCGACGTCCTCGACCCCGCGTTGCTGCGCCCCGGCCGTTTCGACCGCCGCATCGTGGTGCCGCGCCCCGACTTGAAGGGCCGCGAGGAGATCCTGCGCATCCACACCCGCAAGGTGCCCATCTCCCGCGACGTCGACCTGATGGTCCTCGCGCGGGGTACGCCAGGCTTCTGCGGCGCCGACCTCGAAAATCTGGTCAACGAGGCCGCGCTCTACGCCGCCCGCCGCGACAAGAAGGTCGTAGACATGGGCGACTTCGAGATGGCCAAGGACAAGGTCCTGATGGGCAGCGAGCGCCGCAGCATGATCATCAGCGACGAGGAGAAGAAAACCACGGCCTACCACGAGGCGGGCCACACCCTCGTTGCGCGCCTCATTCCCGGCACCGAGCCCGTCCACAAGGTCACGATCATCCCTCGTGGGATGGCCCTGGGACTGACTCAACAGCTGCCCGAGGAAGAGAAACATTCGCACAGCAAGGACTACGCCGAGAACATGATCGCCATCCTGATGGGCGGCCGCCTCGCCGAAGAGCTGATCTTCGGGCAGAAGACCACGGGGGCCGGCAACGACATCGAGAAGGCCACCGACTTGGCGCGCAAGATGGTCTGCGAGTGGGGGATGAGCGAGAAGCTCGGTCCCCTGGCCTTCGGCAAAAAGGAAGAGGCGATCTTCCTGGGGCGCGAGTTCGCCCAGCACCAGGATTACAGCGAGCGCACGGCGGCCGAGATCGACCACGAGGTCCGCGACATCGTCACCCGCAACTACGAGCGCGCCAAGGACTTGCTGAAAAACCACCTCACCGAGCTGCACGCCCTGGCCGAGGCCCTGCTCGAGCGCGAGACCCTGACCTCCGAAGAGATCAATCAGGTGATCCGCGGTGAGAAGCTGGCGCCCGTCAAGCCCAGCGTTCCCTTGGGCGGCCGGCGCGGCACCGCCGCCAAGGCGCCCAGCGCGCCCGGCAAGGAGGGCGTGACGATCGCGCCCCACGTGCCCGCGCATCCCAGCAAAGCCTGA
- the folP gene encoding dihydropteroate synthase, whose protein sequence is MGVLNVTPDSFSDGGKYLDPKRALERARALIAEGADLIDVGGESSRPGATPVPPEEEWRRLEPVLKALNSAPAPPISVDTRNAETARRALEAGVSVVNDVSCARDPELLKTVAAAGAGYVLMHSRGEPAGMASLAEYRDVVGEVAAELRLGLDRALQAGIAAERVCVDPGFGFAKTPEQNWILLEGLSRLTELGRPILVGLSRKRMLRERVGDDPAELLKAGLEAAGTAIGQGARLLRVHDVAAARDFLQALQKSEFSID, encoded by the coding sequence ATGGGTGTCCTCAACGTCACGCCCGATTCCTTTTCCGACGGCGGAAAATACCTCGATCCAAAGCGGGCCCTCGAGCGCGCTCGGGCCTTGATCGCGGAAGGCGCCGATCTGATCGACGTCGGCGGCGAATCCTCCCGGCCCGGCGCGACGCCGGTGCCGCCCGAGGAGGAGTGGCGACGGCTGGAGCCCGTGCTGAAGGCCCTGAACTCTGCGCCCGCGCCGCCGATTTCCGTGGACACCCGAAACGCCGAGACCGCGCGCCGCGCGCTGGAGGCCGGGGTCTCCGTCGTCAACGACGTCTCCTGTGCGCGGGATCCGGAATTGTTGAAGACCGTCGCCGCGGCCGGCGCCGGTTACGTCCTCATGCATTCCCGCGGAGAGCCCGCCGGCATGGCCTCGCTGGCGGAGTACCGGGATGTCGTCGGCGAGGTCGCCGCCGAGCTGCGGCTCGGACTCGACCGCGCCCTGCAGGCCGGCATCGCCGCCGAGCGGGTCTGCGTCGATCCCGGATTCGGCTTCGCCAAGACCCCCGAGCAAAATTGGATCTTGTTGGAGGGTTTATCCCGGCTTACCGAGCTGGGCCGCCCCATCTTGGTGGGCCTCTCGCGCAAGCGGATGCTGCGGGAACGGGTCGGCGACGATCCGGCGGAGCTGTTGAAGGCGGGGCTCGAGGCGGCTGGGACCGCGATCGGACAAGGCGCCCGCCTCTTGCGGGTGCACGACGTCGCCGCCGCGCGTGACTTTTTACAAGCCTTGCAAAAATCCGAGTTTTCAATAGATTGA
- a CDS encoding phosphoglucosamine mutase, producing the protein MTRKIFGTDGVRGLANQAPMDPETALALGRALARYFLGKSRKNRIVIGKDTRLSGYMIENALSSGICSMGGEAIFLGPLPTPGIAFITQAMRAAAGVMISASHNPYYDNGIKFFDHDGFKLPDEVETQLEAMLDGEALKRGPTHGEVGRAYRVDDAAGRYIEYLKGTFPKELTLEGLKVVVDCAHGAAYRVAPTVFEELGAEVVALGVAPNGTNINEACGALHPESLRERVKAEGADLGVGLDGDADRLILVDERGEILHGDVLMALCARDLQERKALAQDTVVATVMSNLGLEIALKRWGLKLQRVQVGDRYIIEAMRRHHYNFGGEQSGHLIFSDYSTTGDGILAALQVLSILVRKGAKLSQVADCMEVFPQVLLNVRVRQKKDLHQVPEVLRLQQDIEKTLGEKGRLLLRYSGTEPLLRIMLEGEDQRQIEKFAQDLKAETEKALGRA; encoded by the coding sequence ATGACCCGAAAAATCTTCGGCACCGACGGCGTCCGCGGCCTCGCCAACCAGGCCCCGATGGATCCCGAGACCGCCCTGGCCCTGGGCCGCGCCCTCGCGCGCTACTTTTTGGGGAAGAGCCGCAAGAACCGCATCGTGATCGGCAAGGACACGCGGCTCTCGGGCTACATGATCGAGAACGCGCTCTCCTCCGGCATCTGCTCGATGGGCGGCGAGGCGATCTTTCTCGGGCCGTTGCCGACGCCGGGGATCGCCTTCATCACCCAGGCGATGCGCGCCGCCGCCGGCGTGATGATCAGCGCCAGCCACAATCCGTACTACGACAACGGGATCAAGTTTTTCGACCACGACGGCTTCAAGCTGCCCGACGAGGTCGAGACCCAGCTCGAGGCCATGCTGGACGGCGAGGCCCTGAAGCGGGGGCCCACGCACGGCGAGGTGGGGCGCGCCTACCGCGTCGACGACGCCGCTGGGCGCTACATCGAATACCTCAAGGGAACCTTCCCGAAGGAATTGACGCTGGAGGGGCTCAAGGTCGTCGTCGACTGCGCCCACGGCGCGGCCTACCGGGTGGCGCCAACCGTCTTCGAGGAGCTTGGCGCCGAGGTGGTCGCCTTGGGAGTGGCGCCCAACGGCACCAACATCAACGAGGCCTGCGGCGCCCTCCATCCCGAGTCGCTGCGCGAACGGGTGAAGGCGGAGGGGGCCGATCTGGGCGTGGGGCTGGACGGCGACGCCGACCGCCTGATCTTGGTCGACGAGCGCGGCGAGATCCTGCACGGCGACGTCCTGATGGCGCTCTGCGCCCGCGACCTGCAGGAACGGAAGGCCCTTGCGCAGGATACGGTGGTCGCGACCGTCATGAGCAACTTGGGCCTCGAGATCGCGCTCAAGCGCTGGGGCCTGAAACTGCAGCGCGTGCAGGTCGGGGACCGCTATATCATCGAGGCGATGCGCCGCCACCATTACAACTTCGGGGGCGAGCAGTCCGGCCACCTGATCTTTTCGGATTACAGCACTACAGGCGATGGAATCCTCGCCGCCCTGCAGGTGCTGTCCATCCTGGTGCGGAAGGGGGCCAAGCTTTCCCAGGTCGCCGACTGCATGGAGGTATTTCCCCAGGTCCTCCTGAACGTCCGCGTTCGGCAGAAAAAGGACCTGCACCAGGTCCCCGAGGTGCTGCGACTCCAACAGGACATTGAAAAGACCTTGGGCGAGAAGGGGAGGCTCCTGCTCCGTTACAGCGGCACCGAGCCCTTGCTTCGGATCATGCTCGAGGGCGAGGACCAGAGGCAGATTGAAAAATTCGCGCAGGACCTCAAGGCCGAGACCGAAAAGGCCCTGGGCCGCGCGTGA
- a CDS encoding pyridoxine 5'-phosphate synthase: protein MALLGVNIDHIATLRQARRISYPDPITAARMAQDAGADQITCHLREDRRHIQDADVPNLLKAVSIPVNLEMAATAEMEDFALKYRPAKITLVPERREELTTEGGLDVLAHRAVLAPMVAKLRQSGLFVSLFVDPEADQLRCSRELGADSVELHTGAYCEVPAERRGPELKRLSEAARLAKELGFFVAAGHGLNYENILPVKKIPEIEEYNIGHSIVAHAVLVGWDRAVREMKALVA from the coding sequence ATGGCCCTGCTCGGCGTGAACATCGACCACATCGCGACCCTGCGCCAGGCCCGGCGCATCTCCTATCCCGACCCCATCACGGCGGCGCGGATGGCCCAGGACGCCGGCGCCGACCAGATCACCTGCCACCTGCGCGAGGACCGGCGCCACATCCAGGACGCAGACGTCCCCAATCTTTTGAAGGCGGTGTCGATCCCCGTCAACCTCGAGATGGCCGCGACCGCCGAGATGGAGGACTTTGCGCTAAAATATCGCCCGGCGAAGATCACCCTCGTGCCCGAGCGCCGGGAAGAGCTCACCACCGAGGGCGGCCTGGACGTTCTCGCCCATCGCGCCGTCTTGGCCCCGATGGTCGCGAAACTTAGGCAGTCCGGGCTTTTCGTCTCGCTCTTCGTCGACCCTGAAGCCGATCAGCTGCGCTGCAGCCGCGAGCTGGGCGCCGACTCGGTCGAGCTGCACACAGGGGCCTATTGCGAGGTTCCGGCGGAGCGCCGCGGCCCCGAGTTGAAGCGGCTGAGCGAGGCCGCCCGCCTCGCCAAGGAGCTCGGCTTCTTCGTGGCCGCCGGCCACGGCCTCAACTACGAGAACATCCTGCCCGTGAAGAAGATCCCCGAGATCGAGGAGTACAACATCGGCCACAGCATCGTCGCCCATGCGGTCCTGGTGGGCTGGGATCGCGCGGTGCGCGAGATGAAGGCCCTCGTCGCATGA
- a CDS encoding NAD(P)H-hydrate dehydratase — translation MKILSGAQMARLDRLSIRRHGISARLLMRNAARACCDEILALRLPKKLRRIAVVCGPGNNGGDGFAVAALLRPKKFEMEVFFLGSEAELSEEARYFHGQVRDLIRPQRAMVAALRRADLVVDAVFGIGLKRPVTGRYAAAIAAMNRAPGYKLAVDIPSGISADTGEAMGTAFRADLTVTFESPKWGQVLPPAWDFVGRLAVRSIGLSRIELNRMASAAEWVDVDYLRRHWRPRFRGAHKGDAGRVLVVAGSREMPGAGYLSAVAALRSGAGLVTWALPKEAYRRIDLRFPEVILLPVPGREGKFGTDSFPALRAPMRRFQALAVGPGLGQGEGSRRFLGELLAARRPPTVLDADALNNLAGSRGLATRLRGTIVTPHPLEMSRLSGKSVAAIRADPLAAAKGFARQNKCWVVLKGYRTAIASPAGRLWINSSGGPNLATAGSGDVLTGVIAGLLAQGFRPEAAVPIAVFLHGLAGDRLAERLGDRGTLASDIAKEIPKVVWEFCG, via the coding sequence ATGAAGATCCTCAGCGGAGCGCAGATGGCCCGTCTCGACCGGCTTTCGATTCGAAGGCACGGGATTTCCGCGCGGCTCCTGATGCGCAACGCCGCCCGGGCCTGCTGCGACGAGATCCTCGCCTTGCGTCTTCCCAAAAAGCTCCGGCGCATCGCCGTCGTCTGCGGGCCCGGTAACAACGGCGGGGACGGTTTCGCCGTCGCGGCCTTGCTGCGGCCGAAAAAATTCGAGATGGAAGTGTTTTTTTTGGGAAGCGAGGCGGAGCTTTCCGAGGAGGCGCGTTACTTCCACGGGCAAGTCAGGGATCTGATCCGTCCGCAGCGTGCCATGGTCGCGGCGCTGCGCCGCGCCGACCTGGTGGTCGATGCCGTCTTCGGGATCGGCCTCAAGCGTCCGGTGACGGGCCGCTACGCCGCGGCGATTGCGGCGATGAACCGCGCCCCCGGCTATAAGCTGGCGGTGGACATCCCCAGCGGGATCTCGGCGGACACGGGCGAGGCGATGGGGACGGCCTTTCGCGCCGACCTGACGGTGACCTTCGAGTCGCCGAAGTGGGGGCAGGTCCTGCCGCCGGCCTGGGACTTTGTCGGACGCCTCGCCGTGCGTTCGATCGGCCTGAGCCGCATCGAGCTAAATCGCATGGCCAGCGCCGCCGAGTGGGTGGACGTCGACTATCTCCGCCGGCACTGGCGTCCGCGCTTCCGCGGTGCCCATAAGGGCGACGCCGGCCGCGTCTTGGTGGTCGCCGGTTCGCGCGAGATGCCGGGCGCGGGTTATCTCAGCGCCGTCGCCGCCCTGCGCTCCGGGGCGGGGCTGGTGACCTGGGCGCTTCCGAAGGAGGCCTACCGCCGGATCGACCTGCGATTTCCGGAAGTAATTCTTTTGCCGGTGCCCGGCCGGGAAGGCAAATTTGGGACGGACTCCTTTCCGGCCCTGCGGGCCCCGATGCGGCGTTTTCAGGCCCTGGCCGTCGGGCCGGGGTTGGGGCAGGGCGAAGGTTCGCGGCGTTTTTTGGGGGAATTGCTGGCCGCGCGGCGCCCGCCGACGGTGCTGGACGCGGACGCGCTCAACAACCTCGCCGGGAGCCGGGGTTTGGCGACGCGCCTGCGCGGGACGATCGTGACGCCGCACCCTTTGGAGATGTCCCGCCTGTCCGGCAAAAGCGTCGCCGCGATCCGCGCGGATCCCCTCGCCGCGGCCAAGGGTTTTGCACGGCAAAATAAATGCTGGGTGGTCTTGAAAGGCTACCGCACGGCGATCGCGAGCCCCGCGGGAAGGCTTTGGATCAACTCCAGCGGCGGCCCCAACCTCGCCACCGCCGGGAGCGGCGACGTCTTGACAGGCGTCATCGCGGGGCTCTTGGCCCAGGGATTCAGACCCGAAGCTGCCGTGCCCATCGCGGTCTTCCTGCACGGCCTGGCAGGCGATCGCCTGGCCGAACGGCTGGGCGACCGGGGGACCCTCGCGTCGGATATCGCCAAGGAGATTCCTAAGGTGGTATGGGAATTTTGTGGTTGA
- the tsaE gene encoding tRNA (adenosine(37)-N6)-threonylcarbamoyltransferase complex ATPase subunit type 1 TsaE, translating to MNSDDVVSTTKETIWLSHSVEETLALAARFAARLRAGGAVALQGDLGSGKTCFAKGVISALSGVEPAEIPSPTFTLVEEYRGEGPIYHVDLYRMRDAREAEELAWDEILAPGAVALVEWPERMEKIIPYCQFRLSFSKEGEGVRHIALAERETSDVSR from the coding sequence ATGAATTCGGATGATGTCGTGAGTACCACCAAAGAAACAATTTGGCTCTCCCATTCCGTCGAAGAGACCCTCGCCTTGGCGGCCCGCTTTGCCGCCCGCCTGCGCGCCGGCGGCGCGGTGGCGCTGCAGGGCGATCTCGGCAGCGGCAAGACCTGTTTCGCCAAGGGCGTCATCTCCGCGTTGAGCGGCGTCGAGCCCGCGGAGATCCCGTCGCCGACCTTCACCCTCGTCGAAGAGTACCGCGGCGAGGGCCCCATCTACCACGTCGATCTCTACCGCATGCGGGACGCCCGCGAGGCCGAGGAGCTGGCCTGGGACGAGATCCTCGCCCCCGGCGCCGTCGCCTTGGTCGAGTGGCCGGAGCGGATGGAAAAGATAATCCCTTATTGCCAATTCCGCCTGAGCTTCAGTAAAGAGGGGGAGGGCGTGCGCCACATCGCCCTCGCCGAAAGGGAAACTTCCGATGTCTCTCGCTAA
- a CDS encoding sigma-70 family RNA polymerase sigma factor, which yields MSLAKQKLPAVSTHRPLEPVDPLKRYVQEISRYPFLSPKEERELALAFQETGDREAARKLVTSHLRLVVKIASEYRTAYGNLLDLIQEGNLGLMRAVKSFDPDKGARLSHYASWWIRSYILKHILDNFRLIKIGTTQAQRRIFFNLMKEKERLEKQGFNPGVKELAAAMEVKPEEVEEMQQRLGHSDLSLDATIREDDDKRHIDLLEAETPPIEETLDQAAFKDVLEVKLRDFAKTLNEREAKIFRERLLSEVPLTLQAIADQYGISRERARQLEERIKAKLKTFFEKEGVKVEDHL from the coding sequence ATGTCTCTCGCTAAGCAAAAGCTGCCCGCCGTCTCCACCCACCGCCCGCTGGAGCCGGTCGACCCGCTCAAGCGTTACGTTCAAGAGATCAGCCGCTATCCCTTTCTCTCGCCCAAGGAAGAGCGCGAGCTGGCATTGGCCTTCCAAGAAACCGGCGACCGCGAGGCCGCGCGCAAGCTGGTGACCTCGCACCTGCGCCTCGTCGTCAAGATCGCCTCCGAGTACCGCACCGCCTACGGCAATCTCCTCGACCTGATCCAGGAAGGCAACCTGGGCCTGATGCGCGCGGTAAAGAGCTTCGATCCCGACAAGGGCGCGCGCCTCAGCCACTACGCGAGTTGGTGGATCCGCTCCTACATCCTGAAACACATCCTGGACAATTTCCGCCTCATCAAGATCGGCACCACGCAGGCCCAGCGCCGCATCTTCTTCAACCTGATGAAGGAAAAAGAGAGGCTCGAGAAGCAGGGCTTCAACCCCGGCGTCAAGGAGCTGGCGGCGGCGATGGAGGTGAAGCCGGAAGAGGTCGAGGAGATGCAGCAGCGTCTCGGCCACAGCGATCTCTCGCTCGACGCCACGATTCGCGAGGACGACGACAAGCGGCACATCGACCTACTCGAGGCCGAGACGCCGCCGATCGAGGAGACCCTCGATCAAGCGGCCTTCAAAGACGTCCTCGAGGTCAAGCTTCGCGATTTCGCCAAGACGCTCAACGAGCGCGAGGCCAAGATCTTTCGGGAACGCCTCTTGTCGGAGGTCCCGCTTACCCTCCAGGCCATCGCCGACCAGTACGGCATCAGCCGCGAGCGCGCTCGGCAGCTGGAAGAGCGCATCAAGGCCAAGCTCAAGACCTTCTTTGAAAAAGAAGGGGTGAAGGTCGAGGACCATCTCTGA